In a single window of the Acidobacteriota bacterium genome:
- a CDS encoding hybrid sensor histidine kinase/response regulator codes for MENVKALLVEDDEDDYLITDALFSDIYEGAYTLDWVRDYDEALRKLESNAYDICLLDYRLGIHNGLELLRQTTERNCKIPIIFLTGQGDRSLDVEAMNAGAADYLVKGQLNAAQLERSIRYAIQQRRFEEERIRRLLEGAARAQAEIANRQKDEFLAMVSHELRGPLNSMLGWIQLLKSGKLRPEDIAKAIETIERNSRLQVRIIEDLLDTTRILNGNLCLQIVDVKFIEVIEEAFKAAFPSAQAKLIMMTKSYDPSVGTVQGDFERLQQVVSNLLSNAIKFTPEGGRIELKLENRQSFAHLIVKDSGIGIDQEFLPYVFEKYKQAKTETGKKNHGLGLGLAIVRHIVEAHNGMVEVESQGEGRGSTFKVSIPLPGSG; via the coding sequence TAATTACCGATGCCCTCTTTTCCGATATTTATGAGGGCGCGTATACCTTGGATTGGGTAAGGGATTATGATGAAGCCCTGAGAAAGCTCGAAAGTAATGCCTATGATATTTGCCTGCTCGATTATCGTCTGGGCATTCACAACGGATTGGAACTGCTGCGCCAGACGACCGAAAGAAACTGCAAAATACCCATCATTTTTTTAACCGGTCAAGGTGACCGCTCGCTCGATGTTGAGGCGATGAATGCCGGAGCAGCCGATTATCTGGTCAAAGGGCAACTCAATGCGGCTCAACTGGAACGCTCGATTCGTTATGCGATTCAACAACGGCGATTTGAAGAGGAACGGATTCGTCGCTTGCTTGAAGGCGCGGCGCGCGCGCAGGCGGAAATCGCCAATCGGCAAAAGGATGAATTCTTAGCAATGGTTTCCCATGAATTACGTGGCCCGTTAAATTCCATGCTCGGGTGGATTCAGTTGCTGAAAAGCGGCAAGTTGAGACCCGAAGACATTGCCAAAGCCATTGAGACTATCGAACGCAATAGTCGTTTACAGGTTCGCATTATCGAAGATTTACTCGACACCACGCGCATCCTTAATGGCAATCTCTGTTTACAGATTGTCGATGTGAAGTTCATCGAGGTGATTGAAGAAGCCTTTAAAGCCGCTTTCCCTTCCGCACAAGCAAAATTGATTATGATGACCAAATCTTATGACCCGTCGGTGGGAACGGTTCAAGGAGATTTTGAGCGGTTGCAACAGGTGGTTTCCAATCTGCTTTCAAACGCCATTAAATTTACGCCGGAAGGCGGTCGCATCGAATTGAAACTGGAAAATCGCCAGAGCTTTGCGCATTTGATTGTTAAGGATTCGGGAATCGGCATTGATCAGGAATTTCTTCCCTATGTTTTTGAAAAATATAAACAGGCAAAAACCGAAACCGGCAAAAAAAATCATGGACTTGGTTTAGGCTTGGCTATCGTCAGGCATATCGTTGAAGCTCACAACGGAATGGTCGAAGTCGAAAGTCAGGGCGAGGGTCGCGGTTCAACTTTTAAAGTCTCCATTCCCTTACCGGGTTCTGGTTAA